Proteins from a single region of Nerophis lumbriciformis linkage group LG36, RoL_Nlum_v2.1, whole genome shotgun sequence:
- the LOC133577085 gene encoding uncharacterized protein C3orf85-like, which produces MKCVMLCVLLTGVLAAPFMKEEQAKRFIRLKRQSGYWDPHSSQNQWGYTIQEQANEYWTALRTDAQFYMDMSNLMFDRSVADENNRLYMEMLRNARAHLDSQTGGRK; this is translated from the exons ATGAAGTGTGTGATGCTGTGTGTTCTTCTGACTG GGGTCTTGGCGGCCCCCTTCATGAAAGAAGAGCAGGCAAAGCGGTTCATCCGACTGAAAAGACAGTCAGGATACTGGGACCCCCACAGTTCCCAGAACCAGTGGGGTTACACCATCCAGGAGCAG GCCAACGAGTACTGGACCGCCCTGAGAACCGATGCCCAGTTCTACATGGACATGAGCAACCTGATGTTTGACCGCTCCGTGGCCGA tgAAAACAACAGGCTGTACATGGAGATGTTGCGCAACGCCCGAGCTCACTTGGACAGCCAGACAGGAGGACGCAAGTAG